One Trichoderma atroviride chromosome 7, complete sequence DNA segment encodes these proteins:
- a CDS encoding uncharacterized protein (EggNog:ENOG41), with protein sequence MLPSMTQSAVEDWRFEHVRGTGALDVVVMSENGGLRGFYERDEDDGWLNYVPFESQPNLDNPEDYRSVDLSGTGTADLLSMVPMAGGSLVWQPSLGPDGFGPAQAAIGAPLLSLGDPTSLIQLCDMTGDGLADMVEIRNGNVSYWPNTGHGTFGCRIIMGNAPLMAAGDLFSPQRVRLADITGSGTADLLYVRPEGGVVAYYNRSGNDWSDGDVIPGFHLLDRASAVDVLDLGGQGLTCLCWVSDLYRGGGDDAAGSTSGLSTVYFVNLSGPQHPGLLEKWSNGTGLETACTYKSSFSFYSEDAAQGTPWATKLPFPLLCVSQTVMVDRVTQTSSTARYAYHNGYYDHTEKMFRGFQMVETWDAEEFDSVAASPFQRPPVLTRDWFYIGAGRVDESSRLPWSYEIDAPRHDAIASTTLPLLGADVAVSAEAYRALAGQPRRKEVFSADPSDPKAAFPYLISQQTYDVVLRQAAPAPLVCRVDGREEVTAHYERATVKDEQDQPELSIQDARVQHRLTLQTDDYGNVLLEALVEYGKPSSQLPNVDDQRKQEETVVSYTEMRYTNAVESETCFQSPLSAEVQQYRVFPATAISGKDRYAWEMIAQDDARFLRAAVEIPLNADVDEQLKHANTKGCRVLLADQRTTYTSTDLLEALPVGVAAEFSVVDRKYQLVFTSDYLQEVFGDAKPAADMDVLAAHCKDGGYVELNGEDGKWWAQSSRSIFGDDDPGHRLKAARTCFFIPSGEVDAYGNTSTVELDHYHLLAKKTTNAVGSVISTVSDYAKLASIMTIDANGNRVQTAPDPLGRAVGVAVLGKEGDSTGNSLDGFKGEIDQQTLDAFFTTPYGETAKSLLAEASQRTIYDIDSYRRSGVPSRVAVLTRHDHVGKGTDVSPITVRITYLGGSGVGIQSTLLSSDTGKTGWDFDGWVINDNKGQPVQKFQPSRASSHAFRPLPPPSDGTVPVTTTLRDPLGRVLGVLYPDHTWSKTRFTPWTEAEYDAGNTSNVEDPATDDDVGSYFKRLPRSLYYPTWRQKRMADGSSAKDKMAARQGDVYADAPTITHLDAPGRAILTETGTGVETRHARVDYNLRGQMGRLRDALDRTVEKVAYDLLGRQLHTANMDRGRRWLLSDSDGLPRLSWSDRQTRKRSEYDALRRLKSVWRLSSEEHAAETKVAEMTYGEGRPDDAASNLRGQIYQCRDQAGLLTNGKFDVLGGCTMSTRRYANEYRNGLDWSSVKDEQAALEKDGHKTECRYNALNLPVENVASDLGMARRQYDVAGRLVALESFKADGTGAATSSTNSIKYNANGMITDLAYGDKTQSTNTYDEQTQRLVATRTIRTTDNVVLQDVSYAHDCRAKVVQTKDTAKIGVKDADSTQEYHYDCLGQLVQATGRIQVGSQSKHVRPYSFNDDKPGGDSKTIRYTETYAYDKAGNMLTMSNTPNTAGHTGWKRAYTYAEQSCITIGETSNRLTRTKVGKVTEEYKYEDDAGRHGCMTHIPGYSHLSWNDDDRLDSFSTQNVGADNGNTPERTWYVYDAEGTRVRKVTDRYRDNNDDQPRKSKDIRYLPMGDIFSSYTGDDLQPSRVTCTLNAADAALGSTPISLVEHSTSSPTALVRYRLGERLQVDPDAKVVSYNEFSPFGSGTYQTFNTDAPRAYRFASYRWDSESGLYACGARYYAPWLGRWTCADPIGVADGLNLFAYVRNDPVNFDDPGGTTKNRKYNRSLSEPSSHEQAAGSSGTFSSIRDIPAAVARRLGSSLFDADHPPPVAPGSTRLWRATDLARGIQFVRFGDVSAVRTTAIGNFNRADETAAYWAATRASAEVHAKHLMKADKKALISMDVPQSVLASGTAGVYDYGPEASTQWQERLEYYSSPDERLASTIKEHNYQKQVFSAIKEHNLTEWDDAEKIVKQTYDEAAENIRADNTAARILAERAAEVTIGAETPVMINSTSMAFELGNGPEMQYAFKGGAYGRLAGYKSGLVRYQEGRQGGWRGEKLLVEMSVAVTRDGL encoded by the exons ATGTTGCCAAGCATGACCCAGTCTGCCGTCGAGGACTGGCGTTTTGAACATGTTCGTGGGACAGGAGCGCTGGACGTCGTGGTCATGAGCGAGAATGGCGGCCTGCGTGGGTTTTACGAAcgcgacgaagatgatggatggctgAATTATGTGCCCTTTGAGTCGCAACCAAACCTCGATAACCCAGAGGATTACCGCTCTGTCGATTTGAGCGGGACTGGCACTGCCGATTTGCTCTCCATGGTGCCTATGGCTGGCGGTTCCCTTGTATGGCAGCCATCCTTGGGCCCTGATGGCTTCGGTCCGGCGCAGGCTGCCATTGGGGCCCCGTTACTGTCTCTGGGAGATCCTACATCGCTGATTCAGCTCTGCGATATGACAGGCGATGGTCTAGCCGACATGGTCGAGATTCGCAACGGAAACGTCAGCTACTGGCCCAACACAGGCCATGGAACTTTCGGATGCAGGATCATCATGGGCAATGCTCCCTTGATGGCCGCTGGTGACCTCTTCTCGCCGCAGCGAGTCCGACTTGCCGATATAACGGGGTCTGGGACAGCCGACCTGCTCTATGTGCGCCCCGAGGGCGGTGTTGTGGCCTATTACAACCGCTCGGGAAACGACTGGAGTGATGGAGACGTGATTCCAGGGTTCCACCTGCTTGATCGCGCATCGGCTGTCGATGTCCTTGATCTTGGAGGTCAAGGCCTTACATGCCTATGCTGGGTGTCCGACCTGTACCGCGGTGGTGGCGACGACGCCGCTGGGAGCACCAGCGGGCTCTCAACGGTCTATTTTGTGAATCTCTCGGGCCCGCAACATCCCGGACTTCTCGAGAAGTGGTCAAACGGGACCGGACTGGAGACGGCATGTACCTACAAgtcgtctttttctttctacaGCGAGGACGCGGCTCAAGGAACACCTTGGGCGACCAAGCTTCCGTTTCCGCTCCTTTGCGTCTCCCAGACCGTCATGGTGGACAGAGTCACGCAAACATCGTCCACTGCCCGGTATGCCTACCACAACGGTTACTACGACCACACAGAAAAGATGTTCCGTGGCTTCCAGATGGTTGAGACGTGGGATGCCGAGGAATTTGACTCGGTGGCCGCCTCGCCGTTTCAACGCCCCCCCGTCCTCACCAGGGACTGGTTCTACATCGGCGCGGGACGGGTAGATGAGTCGAGTCGCCTGCCGTGGAGCTATGAGATTGATGCGCCCCGGCACGACGCCATAGCCAGCACTACGTTGCCCTTGCTGGGGGCTGACGTGGCTGTTTCCGCAGAGGCATATCGCGCGCTCGCGGGCCAGCCACGGCGAAAAGAGGTCTTCAGCGCCGACCCCTCGGATCCAAAGGCTGCTTTTCCATACCTCATCTCACAGCAGACGTACGACGTGGTCCTCCGGCAGGCGGCGCCGGCACCTTTGGTGTGTAGGGTGGACGGACGAGAGGAGGTCACGGCGCACTATGAGAGGGCGACGGTCAAGGACGAGCAGGACCAGCCCGAGCTGTCGATCCAAGATGCCCGCGTTCAGCATCGCCTCACACTGCAGACGGATGATTATGGCAACGTTCTTCTGGAGGCCCTCGTGGAATATGGCAAACCATCCAGTCAACTGCCCAACGTCGATGACCAACGGAAGCAGGAGGAAACCGTTGTTAGCTACACCGAGATGAGATATACCAACGCTGTCGAGTCTGAGACTTGTTTCCAGAGTCCACTATCTGCCGAGGTCCAGCAATACAGAGTCTTCCCAGCTACTGCCATCAGTGGAAAGGACCGATATGCGTGGGAGATGATTGCGCAGGATGACGCACGCTTTCTCAGGGCGGCCGTGGAAATCCCTCTCAACGCTGACGTGgatgagcagctcaagcaCGCAAATACCAAAGGGTGTCGTGTCTTACTGGCAGATCAACGCACGACGTATACATCAACGGATCTGCTTGAGGCACTACCCGTTGGGGTGGCAGCCGAGTTTTCTGTCGTTGACCGAAAGTACCAGTTGGTCTTTACGTCAGATTATCTACAGGAGGTTTTCGGTGACGCGAAGCCAGCGGCGGATATGGATGTGCTGGCCGCGCATTGTAAAGACGGCGGATACGTTGAATTGAACGGCGAGGATGGCAAATGGTGGGCACAGTCATCGCGTTCCATCTTTGGGGACGACGACCCGGGCCACCGCCTCAAGGCTGCGCGGACTTGTTTCTTCATCCCCAGCGGTGAGGTGGATGCATATGGCAACACATCAACCGTAGAGTTGGACCACTACCATCTCTTGGCAAAGAAGACCACAAATGCGGTGGGCAGCGTAATCTCCACTGTTAGCGACTATGCTAAGCTCGCAAGCATTATGACCATAGATGCCAATGGGAATCGAGTCCAGACAGCTCCAGACCCCCTTGGACGGGCTGTAGGTGTTGCTGTTCTGGGGAAAGAAGGGGACAGTACTGGGAACAGCCTAGATGGATTCAAAGGGGAGATTGACCAGCAGACATTGGATGCCTTTTTCACGACGCCTTACGGAGAAACAGCCAAGTCCCTGCTTGCTGAAGCGAGTCAGCGGACGATATATGACATCGACTCTTACCGCCGGAGCGGCGTGCCTTCGCGGGTTGCCGTGCTGACCCGTCACGACCACGTTGGAAAGGGGACGGACGTATCTCCCATCACTGTGCGGATCACATACCTAGGCGGCAGTGGCGTGGGTATACAGTCAACCTTGCTATCAAGTGATACAGGCAAGACGGGATGGGATTTTGACGGATGGGTTATCAACGACAACAAAGGACAGCCGGTCCAGAAGTTTCAACCCTCACGTGCCTCATCTCATGCCTTCCGGCCTCTGCCGCCCCCCAGCGATGGCACCGTCCCCGTCACGACAACACTGCGAGACCCCCTCGGGAGGGTATTGGGGGTTCTTTACCCTGATCACACCTGGTCCAAGACTCGATTCACGCCGTGGACCGAGGCTGAATATGACGCCGGCAACACATCCAACGTTGAAGATCCGGCGACAGATGACGATGTTGGCTCCTACTTTAAAAGACTCCCTCGGTCTTTATACTATCCGACCTGGCGACAAAAGCGGATGGCTGATGGGTCAAGCGCAAAGGATAAGATGGCAGCCCGCCAAGGAGATGTGTATGCTGATGCTCCCACTATCACGCACTTGGACGCCCCGGGTCGGGCCATTCTCACCGAGACTGGCACGGGAGTTGAAACTCGTCATGCGCGGGTGGATTACAACTTACGCGGGCAGATGGGCCGTCTACGAGACGCCCTGGATCGCACAGTGGAGAAGGTAGCATATGATCTCCTCGGACGGCAGCTACACACCGCCAACATGGACCGAGGTCGGCGTTGGCTACTCTCAGACAGTGACGGTCTGCCACGTTTGTCCTGGTCAGACAGGCAGACCAGAAAAAGGTCCGAGTACGATGCCTTGCGACGGCTGAAGAGTGTCTGGAGACTGTCTTCGGAGGAGCATGCGGCCGAGACAAAGGTGGCCGAAATGACTTACGGGGAGGGGCGGCCTGACGACGCTGCGTCCAACCTCCGCGGACAGATATATCAGTGCCGTGACCAGGCTGGACTGCTTACCAATGGCAAATTCGACGTTCTGGGGGGGTGTACTATGTCCACGCGGCGGTATGCCAACGAGTACCGGAACGGGTTGGACTGGTCGAGTGTGAAGGACGAGCAGGCGGCGTTGGAAAAGGATGGGCACAAAACCGAGTGTCGATACAATGCTCTCAACCTGCCCGTCGAGAATGTGGCGTCGGATCTTGGGATGGCCAGACGGCAGTACGACGTCGCAGGGCGATTGGTGGCTCTCGAGTCGTTCAAGGCGGACGGCACGGGGGCTGCTACATCGTCGACTAATAGCATCAAATACAACGCCAACGGCATGATCACCGACCTCGCTTATGGTGATAAGACGCAATCGACAAACACATATGACGAGCAGACACAACGCCTTGTGGCCACAAGAACCATTCGCACGACTGATAACGTGGTGCTCCAGGATGTCTCATACGCCCATGACTGTCGAGCCAAAGTCGTCCAGACAAAAGACACGGCCAAAATTGGCGTCAAGGACGCGGATTCGACGCAAGAATACCATTATGACTGCCTCGGTCAGCTTGTACAAGCCACCGGCCGAATCCAAGTCGGCTCGCAGTCAAAACATGTTAGGCCATACAGCTTCAACGACGATAAGCCTGGAGGTGACTCAAAGACAATTCGCTACACGGAGACGTATGCCTACGACAAGGCAGGAAACATGCTCACCATGTCCAATACCCCAAACACTGCCGGACACACTGGCTGGAAAAGGGCATACACATATGCAGAGCAGAGTTGTATCACGATAGGAGAGACGAGTAACAGACTGACCCGCACCAAGGTGGGCAAAGTGACTGAGGAGTATAAATATGAGGACGATGCGGGACGGCACGGCTGTATGACGCATATACCGGGATACAGCCATCTCTCCTGGAACGACGACGATCGTCTGGATTCCTTTTCGACGCAGAACGTTGGTGCGGATAATGGAAACACGCCTGAGAGGACGTGGTATGTCTACGATGCGGAGGGCACGCGTGTGCGCAAAGTGACAGACCGCTACCGCGACAACAACGATGATCAACCGCGCAAGAGCAAGGACATCCGATATCTGCCCATGGGGGACATTTTCTCCTCATACACAGGCGACGATCTGCAACCATCACGCGTAACATGTACGCTCAACGCCGCCGATGCCGCTCTAGGCTCTACTCCCATCTCCCTTGTTGAGCACAGCACATCTTCCCCGACGGCGCTGGTGCGATACCGCCTCGGTGAACGACTGCAAGTTGACCCTGATGCCAAGGTGGTCTCATACAACGAGTTCTCGCCGTTTGGATCCGGTACCTACCAAACCTTCAACACCGATGCCCCTCGGGCATACAGATTCGCCAGTTATCGCTGGGACTCGGAGAGCGGCCTATACGCTTGCGGAGCTAGATACTACGCACCCTGGCTTGGACGTTGGACATGTGCCGATCCCATAGGCGTAGCTGACGGATTGAATCTCTTTGCCTATGTCAGGAATGATCCCGTCAACTTTGACGATCCGGGCGGCACAACCAAGAATCGCAAATACAACAGATCACTCTCTGAGCCATCAAGTCACGAACAGGCAGCGGGGAGCAGCGGCACATTCTCCAGTATCCGTGACATACCCGCCGCGGTTGCTCGCAGACTTGGGTCCAGTCTCTTTGATGCCgatcatcctcctcctgtcGCCCCAGGCTCAACCAGGCTGTGGCGCGCGACGGACCTGGCGAGAGGTATTCAGTTTGTACGCTTCGGTGACGTATCTGCCGTGCGCACGACGGCGATTGGCAACTTTAATCGTGCTGATGAGACGGCTGCCTACTGGGCTGCGACTAGGGCATCTGCCGAGGTGCACGCAAAGCATCTAATGAAGGCAGACAAGAAAGCGCTGATATCCATGGATGTACCGCAGAGTGTGTTGGCGAGCGGTACCGCTGGTGTGTATGACTACGGTCCTGAGGCGAGCACCCAATGGCAAGAG AGACTCGAATACTACTCCAGCCCTGACGAGAGACTGGCATCAACGATAAAAGAACACAACTACCAGAAACAAGTCTTCTCCGCCATAAAGGAACATAATCTCACGGAATGGGACGACGCCGAGAAAATAGTCAAACAGACATACGACGAAGCGGCGGAGAATATACGAGCCGATAACACGGCGGCGCGGATCCTTGCGGAGAGAGCGGCTGAGGTCACGATTGGTGCGGAGACGCCAGTTATGATTAATTCAACTTCGATGGCGTTTGAGCTAGGGAATGGACCTGAGATGCAGTATGCTTTCAAGGGAGGTGCTTATGGGAGGTTGGCTGGGTATAAGAGCGGGTTGGTGAGGTATCAGGAGGGCAGGCAGGGGGGgtggaggggggagaagtTGTTGGTGGAGATGTCAGTTGC